CTGCCATCTCAACAGCACCATTCTTGCCGAGGGCACTCATCGCAACTGAAGATCCAAGGGCGTTCAACGCCTGGTTGGAACAGATGTTGCTTGTCGCCTTGTCCCTTCTGATGTGCTGTTCACGCGCCTGGAGGGTAAGGACGAAGCCGCGGTTTCCATCGTCGTCCTGAGTCTGGCCTACAAGTCTGCCCGGCATTTTCCTCATGAGCTTCTTGGTTGCTGCAAAGTAGCCACAGTGCGGACCGCCGAATTGTGTAGGGATACCGAAAACCTGTGTATCTCCAGTGACGATGTCCGCCCCGAATTCACCCGGAGGCGTCAAGAGGCTCAGTGCCAGCGGGTTGCTGTTTACGACGAAGAGACCTTTATGCTTGTGGGCGATCTTCTCCATCTCCTCGAGATCTTCGATGGATCCGAAGAAGTTCGGGTATTGGACCATCACTGCTGCAGTATCTTCGTCAGATGCAGCATCCAGCTTTTCAAGGTCCGTATAAGTGCCGTCAAGCTCAACTTCGACTACTTCGATGCCCTGCGCCTTGCAGTAGGATTTGAGCACTTCAATCGCCTGGTAATGTACACCTTTTGAAACGACGACCTTCTTCTTGCGGGTCTGGCCGGCTGCCATCGTTGCAGCTTCTGCGAAGGCTGTCGGACCATCATACATGGATGAGTTTGCAACATCCATGGCAGTCAGTTCGGAAATGAGCGTCTGGAATTCGAAGATTGCCTGCAGCTCCCCTTGGGAAATTTCCGGCTGATATGGTGTGTAGGCCGTATAGAATTCTGAACGGGAAATGACGTGGTCCACTACTGTAGGGATATAGTGGTCATAGACACCGGCACCCAG
The sequence above is drawn from the Salinicoccus roseus genome and encodes:
- the gcvPA gene encoding aminomethyl-transferring glycine dehydrogenase subunit GcvPA, which translates into the protein MSHRYLPLTEKDKKDMLDTIGIDSISELFEDIPENVRFKGELNLKERKSETALLRELANISNKNITSETHVSFLGAGVYDHYIPTVVDHVISRSEFYTAYTPYQPEISQGELQAIFEFQTLISELTAMDVANSSMYDGPTAFAEAATMAAGQTRKKKVVVSKGVHYQAIEVLKSYCKAQGIEVVEVELDGTYTDLEKLDAASDEDTAAVMVQYPNFFGSIEDLEEMEKIAHKHKGLFVVNSNPLALSLLTPPGEFGADIVTGDTQVFGIPTQFGGPHCGYFAATKKLMRKMPGRLVGQTQDDDGNRGFVLTLQAREQHIRRDKATSNICSNQALNALGSSVAMSALGKNGAVEMAEQNIQKTYYMKNQLQSAGFTVLEGQSFNEFAVKLSKDIDEINDELLEHGYIGGYNLGKVDSGLANHMLIAVTELRTKEEIDGFVERLGEYNA